The following are encoded together in the Pan troglodytes isolate AG18354 chromosome 6, NHGRI_mPanTro3-v2.0_pri, whole genome shotgun sequence genome:
- the LOC107975604 gene encoding borealin-like: MAPRKGSSWVAKTNSLGRWKLASFLKDFDCKVEIRIKPIESDRQNLFKEVDKLYNIQILRLPKALRKDEWLNYFSLGGNKQGLEEAATADLDITAGAIQTPLTSPETRKVIQADEMIVEEEEENKHKNLQIATVKRCPASKNRTQSVQGKGRRERSSCAITVTLVLGLLDVSIVKPTPGLTPRFDSRVFMIPGLCTPATGERIYNKSWQGAVTHTCNPSTLGG, from the coding sequence ATGGCTCCTAGAAAGGGCAGTAGTTGGGTGGCCAAGACCAACTCCTTAGGGAGGTGGAAGCTCGCCTCCTTTCTTAAAGACTTCGACTGCAAAGTGGAAATACGAATCAAGCCAATTGAGTCTGACAGgcagaacctcttcaaggaggtgGATAAACTCTACAACATCCAGATCCTGCGGCTCCCCAAGGCACTGCGCAAAGATGAATGGCTCAACTACTTCTCCCTTGGAGGAAACAAACAGGGCTTGGAAGAGGCAGCAACAGCTGACCTGGATATCACCGCGGGAGCTATTCAAACACCCCTGACATCTCCTGAAACACGAAAGGTGATACAAGCAGATGAAATGAtagtggaagaggaagaagaaaataaacataagaatCTTCAAATTGCAACAGTCAAAAGATGTCCTGCATCCAAGAACAGAACTCAGTCTGTACAAGGAAAAGGCAGAAGGGAAAGGTCAAGCTGTGCTATCACTGTTACCCTAGTTTTGGGCTTATTGGATGTGTCCATAGTGAAGCCAACTCCAGGCCTGACACCCAGGTTTGACTCGAGGGTCTTCATGATCCCTGGCCTGTGCACTCCTGCCACAGGAGAGCGGATTTATAACAAAAGCTGgcagggtgcagtgactcacacctgtaatcccagcactttgggaggctga